DNA from Solenopsis invicta isolate M01_SB chromosome 4, UNIL_Sinv_3.0, whole genome shotgun sequence:
gtttcatgtgaaaacgcgtcgaatgagcctaatttcatcaaaatcggtgaggaagaccgtctccttcagtattaccAAGGAATTTTTTCTTACGAAAGGTGTTTCCACGTTGTCCCAAGAACAAATGTATGTTCTGCAGCCGATTGACACGGCTGATATTGAAAACTTGAGGAAGATGATAAGATTGGACTTGGATCCTGAGCAGAAAATGGAAATGAAGAGCGAAAGTAGAAAATGGATAACCTTGAAAAAGGATGGAAGTCTAGAGTGGTAGAGATGTCTTGGAACGAGACAGAAGAATCAAATATTGACGATGGTGTTTGATTAACTGTGCAAAAATCAAAGACACTTTAGTATTACATTTGGTTGCTTTAACTGTTGAAAAACTCAGTGTAatatacagaaatttattataattctaatgTTATAAATGAAGTAACTTTATTCGTCATACTTCAATTTTCGCATGATACTCGCAATGATGTTTATTTTGCTGATCAAAGCTGTGTCATGTTGACAATACATCGATGTCAATTGACTCACGGTTGAAAAAATTGCAGTTTcgctctttcaattttatttatattgctaatTGTTATTCCTCTTAATCGTATGTTACTTCGTAAACAACcgtcgttgtttgaataatGCATActttcattaaatgtaatttaaagaaaagaattataataaaaaaatttatcccacgtaaaaaacaatgtttttttattatttcatacaaacttcttttacaaataaaaacattaggtTAATTTGTTgaatgatccatattataattgttttgagtaatttaactttaaaaacttatgaatttctaatttaaaataaatagtatttctttaattaacttaatttttaactatatttatgaaaacctactcagaaaatttaataataaatgcaaataaaatatttaatataaattattataaatgtaatttattataatacagtgaataaataatatataataaaattgataaaggaagaaaaacataataaaacttaatttaaataaatttttttttattttttattttaatataacgtatatatatatatatatatattttatattatacatttttgttcattttttctGGGACGCTGGAAATATATACAATCTAAGAAATTGGGGCGCAAGTTTAGTGcataagttttta
Protein-coding regions in this window:
- the LOC120357655 gene encoding uncharacterized protein LOC120357655 isoform X3, with translation MEVTLLEPIQSVFPITQSTPLPLLDLSNCNHLYASATLPEFFLTKGVSTLSQEQMYVLQPIDTADIENLRKMIRLDLDPEQKMEMKSESRKWITLKKDGSLEW
- the LOC120357655 gene encoding uncharacterized protein LOC120357655 isoform X1, with the translated sequence MTWRTRRMKQDDKAMEVTLLEPIQSVFPITQSTPLPLLDLSNCNHLYASATLPEFFLTKGVSTLSQEQMYVLQPIDTADIENLRKMIRLDLDPEQKMEMKSESRKWITLKKDGSLEW
- the LOC120357655 gene encoding uncharacterized protein LOC120357655 isoform X5, which gives rise to MTWRTRRMKQDDKAMEVTLLEPIQSVGVSTLSQEQMYVLQPIDTADIENLRKMIRLDLDPEQKMEMKSESRKWITLKKDGSLEW
- the LOC120357655 gene encoding uncharacterized protein LOC120357655 isoform X2; this translates as MTWRTRRMKQDDKAMEVTLLEPIQSVFPITQSTPLPLLDLSNCNHLYASATLPVSVSTLSQEQMYVLQPIDTADIENLRKMIRLDLDPEQKMEMKSESRKWITLKKDGSLEW
- the LOC120357655 gene encoding uncharacterized protein LOC120357655 isoform X4: MEVTLLEPIQSVFPITQSTPLPLLDLSNCNHLYASATLPVSVSTLSQEQMYVLQPIDTADIENLRKMIRLDLDPEQKMEMKSESRKWITLKKDGSLEW